The Cloeon dipterum chromosome X, ieCloDipt1.1, whole genome shotgun sequence genome includes a window with the following:
- the LOC135946573 gene encoding integrin alpha-4-like → MWLRLKQLACVVALILFTGVASFNLDLEHTLIYQSENNDDYFGFSIGLHAGNTAQDGKTWLIAGAPKANDTSLPNSTAPGAVFICNFKEQCTKLKVTGTMEEIANKFDSINERSFNEQTEAFKKVQECLVNGDCKDVENAPNDNSNKPRSYSFIYNDSMIGSTIDVSGKYFLICSPRVKVFYKSMPKYHRMYGFCHLGRTNNINKTIKTIVPFFSLRNSGEFVNVLSSNNKVLFKNVWGQAGFSGTLRKRGGGILLGAPGADTFDENTLGKVVAYETSPANNKSVPTTLFNYRVESKQWSDPNTTNLGYSVTTGNYFTQKSLFYVSGAPLTLPAGEVHLFTRNNTGKRILLRGNQYGENFGATLATGDLNGDTFDDLLVGSPQYSSGSAYQNEGKVTVFLGGGSNLNHTETIMGKNRNGRFGQAISCIGDIDRDGNDDFAVSEPFYESGAVHVFMGSKNGLILSQIIYASKIHPQLAGFGYSISRGRDMDKNGFADIAIGSYKSGHVVILRTKPVVNLEVNLTFTNERVPVNETELTVTFCIFGDSAVKLPSINVSYKFTQMDHRLTRKGQGNVVQLPVDGKIHCYNESFNLNNIKVEQLIKLTGNFSILCDKTPNSTYLIKMGNADTINQEDLFDQNCAMSKQPHVVRDATAGFQLECNNGTCQADLKISVSVSSMGKNIPEIVVGSLKSATLTIVVENSGEPAYNALVEIHSQTDLSDSQCSHKGLTYTCRPENLLRMRWQRDIEIILEKNSLDVFVRVLTDSQLKNNTSSQLNFSLPFVYVANVSVFGQQNDSVRYFQPEVKEKQLIYSSFTYEISKQGPSPLEKVQLSVFIPFKTARNGRFVSVLNRAVSSMECLLIDKDEPMNMPEISAYNESRSTERDFKPNETLIITCNNREWNCGILQCTTSLPSKIPQTTSFSVTVDIAIDTSKIAKELGKKEMVMIETTATVKVLEPNVNFRRSSIDNPNFYRLSTVLQRIVVKKISLWIYVGAGAGGLLLVFLIIGGLYKAGFFRRKVKEELKVLKRQTQMLLDHNRTEQLEARIASLLAAQENEEGDEDDDEAKA, encoded by the exons ATGTGGCTCAGGCTTAAACAGCTAGCTTGCGTAGTCGCATTGATCCTCTTCACTGGGGTTGCGAGTTTTAATCTTGACTTGGAACACACACTAATCTACCAATCTGAAAATAATGACGATTACTTTGGATTTAGTATTGGTTTGCACGCCGGAAATACAGCACAAGACGGCAAAACCTG gcTGATTGCAGGCGCGCCGAAAGCGAACGACACCTCCTTGCCAAATTCAACAGCACCCGGAGCAGTTTTTATATGCAACTTCAAGGAACAGTGCACGAAACTGAAAGTAACAGGAACAA TGGAAGAAATAGCCAATAAATTTGACAGCATAAACGAACGATCCTTTAACGAACAAACAGAAGCctttaaaaaagtgcaagaATGCCTTGTCAACGGTGATTGCAAAGATGTAGAGAATG CACCAAATGATAATAGTAATAAGCCACGGAGTTACAGTTTCATCTACAATGATTCCATGATTGGAAGCACAATAGACGTATCcggcaaatattttctc ATTTGCAGCCCTCGAGTGAAAGTTTTCTACAAGTCCATGCCGAAGTACCATCGAATGTATGGTTTCTGTCACTTGGGGAGAACAAACAACATCAATAAGACAATCAAAACgattgttccatttttttcactaagaa ATTCTGGCGAGTTTGTCAACGTTCTAAGTAGCAACAACAaagttctttttaaaaatgtatgggGTCAAGCTGGATTTTCTGGAACCTTGAGGAAG CGTGGTGGAGGCATTTTACTCGGAGCTCCCGGAGCCGATACTTTTGACGAAAACACACTTGGGAAAGTTGTTGCTTACGAAACATCaccagcaaataataaaagtgtgCCTACCACACTTTTCAACTATAGGGTGGAATCCAAGCAATGGTCGGATCCGAACACCACTAACTTAG gttaCTCCGTTACAACAGGGAAttatttcacacaaaaatcaCTATTTTACGTGTCAGGCGCACCATTAACTCTGCCTGCTGGAGAG GTTCATTTATTCACCAGAAACAACACTGGAAAAAGAATTTTGCTTCGGGGTAATCAATATGGAGAGAATTTCGGAGCTACTCTTGCCACAGGCGATCTGAATGGCGATACCTTCGATGATTTGCTCGTTGGATCTCCGCAGTATTCGAGTGGTAGTGCTTACCAGAATGAAGGAAAAGTGACGGTTTTTCTTGGAGGAGGA agCAATTTGAACCACACAGAGACGATAATGGGAAAAAACAGAAATGGACGATTTGGCCAAGCTATTTCATGCATTGGAGACATTGACCGGGATGGAAATGACG ATTTTGCGGTCTCTGAACCTTTTTACGAAAGTGGAGCTGTACACGTTTTTATGGGAAGTAAAAACGGGTTGATTTTAAGCCAGATCATTTACGCTTCAAAAATCCATCCTCAACTAGCAGGATTCGGGTATTCAATTTCGAGAGGTCGAGACATGGACAAGAATGGGTTTGCAG ACATTGCAATCGGCTCCTACAAAAGTGGGCACGTGGTCATCCTGAGAACGAAGCCTGTCGTAAACTTGGAAGTAAATTTGACCTTCACTAATGAACGTGTCCCTGTAAATGAGACCGAGCTCACCGTGACCTTCTGCATTTTCGGTGACAGTGCCGTTAAGCTCCCGTCAATAA ACGTGTCTTACAAATTCACTCAAATGGATCACCGACTGACTAGAAAAGGTCAAGGAAACGTCGTGCAACTTCCTGTTGATGGAAAAATTCACTGCTACAATGAAAGTTTTAATCTCAAC AATATAAAAGTGGAGCAGTTGATCAAACTGACAGGGAATTTCTCGATCTTGTGTGATAAAACACCGAATTcaacttatttaattaagatgGGCAACGCAGACACTATaa ACCAGGAGGAtttatttgatcaaaactGTGCGATGTCAAAGCAACCGCATGTTGTGAGAGACGCAACAGCCGGCTTTCAACTTGAATGCAATAATGGCACCTGTCAGGCCGATTTAAAAATCAGCGTTAGCGTGTCCAGTATGGG AAAGAATATTCCTGAAATTGTGGTAGGCTCTTTAAAATCGGCGACGTTGACTATTGTGGTTGAAAACTCCGGCGAGCCAGCGTACAACGCGTTAGTGGAAATACATTCGCAAACCGACCTTTCAGACTCGCAATGCTCTCACAAGGGGCTTACTTACACGTGTCGACCTGAGAATCTTTTGAGAATGAGATGGCAGAGAGATATCGAAATTATTCTCGAAAAGAATAGTCTTGACGTGTTCGTCCGCGTTTTAACTGATTCCCAACTGAAAAATAACACCTCGAGCCAGCTTAATTTCAGCTTGCCATTTGTTTACGTGGCTAACGTGTCTGTATTTGG CCAGCAAAACGACTCTGTCCGCTATTTCCAGCCAGAggtgaaagaaaaacaattaatttacagCTCATTCACCTACGAG ATTTCGAAGCAAGGTCCAAGCCCACTGGAAAAGGTGCAACTGAGTGTTTTCATACCTTTCAAAACTGCCAGGAATGGGAGATTCGTCAGCGTGCTTAACAGAGCA GTCTCGAGCATGGAGTGTCTCTTGATAGATAAAGATGAACCAATGAATATGCCAGAAATTAGTGCTTATAACGAATCCAGGAGTACAGAGAGGGATTTCAAACCAAATGAAACTCTAATCATAACCTGCAACAACCGAGAATGGAACTGTGGAATTCTTCAGTGCACCACATCACTGCCGTCTAAAATTCCGCAAACAACAAGCTTTTCTGTCACCGTTGATATCGCAATAGACACGTCCAAAATTg CAAAAGAGCTCGGCAAGAAGGAAATGGTTATGATCGAGACGACTGCAACCGTAAAAGTCTTGGAACCTAACGTTAACTTCAGGCGATCAAGCATtgataa TCCGAATTTTTATCGACTCTCGACGGTTCTGCAACGCATCGTGGTCAAGAAGATTTCACTTTGGATTTACGTCGGTGCGGGAGCCGGGGGACTGTTGTTGGTGTTTCTTATCATTGGTGGATTGTACAAAGCAGGCTTCTTCCGAAGAAAGGTTAAGGAGGAACTGAAGGTTTTGAAAAGACAG ACCCAAATGCTGCTGGACCATAACAGAACTGAGCAATTGGAAGCCCGCATTGCTAGTTTACTAGCTGCTCAGGAAAATGAGGAAGGAGATGAGGACGACGATGAAGCAAAAGCTTGA